The segment TTGAATCAGATCGGCGGCTGGGATAGGCGACTCGCAAATTTTCTACACAAAACAGGGATTCACTCATTGGAAGGGGGGATGGGGGCTGGGGACTGGGGACTGGGGGCTGGGGACTGGGGGCTGGGGACTGGGAGAAAAATCTTCAATGGTTCCCAATCCCAATTCCCCAATCCCCAATTCCCAATTCCCATTATTTACTAACTCCTACTTGCCGCATTAGATAGGCTACACCAAAATCTCCGTTAGGATGTTTTGCTAGAGCTTCAGCTAGTTCAAAGATTTGCGATGCCAAGTCCGGGCCTAGTTTTTCGATTGTGGCTTCACGTTCTTTATCAACCTGCTGCCGTTCCCGCACCCGCGTTTGCCATTCGCTGGAAAATAGCTGCTCAATTGTAGTATGCAGCCCTAGTTTAGATAGCACATCCCACTCACCCTTGTCGCACCAAATCCCGGAACAATTTAAACAGCGTTCCAGATAAAACGCTGTCTTCAGATTCACCTTAGCGCGGGAAAGATAGCGACTGCACTCCGGACACAGCGCCGCTTTCATATCGTAGGGAGACTGCACAAAATTCACATCCAGCGTTTGCCAGAGCAATTCAGGATCTACGGGTGTCACTTGCGATTGCTTACTCTGCCATGCCTCATATTCTACAGAGGGAATCCAGGTTCCCTTGCATTCGTGGCACTGCTTTACAGGTAAATTTCCCTCCAGCGTACCGTCGAGTAGTTGTACATTCTTACATTTGGGACAGTTCACCAGTTCTTTTCCCCTCCCAGTTCAATTTTTTTATTAATTTACTGGTTTGTGGTGACATCTGGCACTTCCACAAGGCAGCTATTTTTCTTGTCCCATCGAAAAAAAACTGCTATTCGCTTTTTGCTTGCAGTAGTGCTTCGCAGTAGCTTATCAGAGTAGAGATGCGATCGCTCATCGCATTTTTCCTCTTAAGGACAGTTGCTGAGTTGCCAGAAGCCTGCAAAAACATCGCATCCATCTCTAGAAGTCGTTGCGATCGCACTATTTCTGTCTGGAAAGACTGCCACCGAGGAAACGTTTCTGACGTTAAATCATCACCGCTGAAAATAGCGACAT is part of the Funiculus sociatus GB2-C1 genome and harbors:
- a CDS encoding zf-TFIIB domain-containing protein, encoding MNCPKCKNVQLLDGTLEGNLPVKQCHECKGTWIPSVEYEAWQSKQSQVTPVDPELLWQTLDVNFVQSPYDMKAALCPECSRYLSRAKVNLKTAFYLERCLNCSGIWCDKGEWDVLSKLGLHTTIEQLFSSEWQTRVRERQQVDKEREATIEKLGPDLASQIFELAEALAKHPNGDFGVAYLMRQVGVSK
- the patD gene encoding heterocyst frequency control protein PatD: MLPQSYRQGYEKFAIALELLLQAVRADNQEPKLVNERFQALKQVYAQNVAIFSGDDLTSETFPRWQSFQTEIVRSQRLLEMDAMFLQASGNSATVLKRKNAMSDRISTLISYCEALLQAKSE